TCGTTCGTCGCCCGGCTGAAGCGCGTGCATCGAGAGAAAAACGCGTGCTTTCAGTTTCAGCCCGACGCGAGCAAAACAGTCGCCGCTTGTTTCTCAACCGGATCCCCTGCGTCTCTCCCGCGACCCCTCGCAGATTGCCTCGTTCGGCCGCCGCGCACCTGATCGATCTTGCCTCCCACCAAGTCGAGTTCTCCTATGCCAAATCGTACAATAAATCCCCCAATTTCACTCCATGGTTACCAAATCCGTCCCCAAATCGCCGTCTCCAAACCACAGACACCAATTCGACCTCAAGCCGCAGGCTGCAGCAAGATGCGCCGGCGCCTCGCGTGGCGCGGGAGCCATGCCCGCGACGGCATCCGGCGGGTAGCGAGCGTGGCGCGGGTGGGCTACTTGCTCAAGCCGGGCAAGGGCGAGCGACACGCTTCGGCGAGGGCTAGCGGCGCGGCTAGCTCGTGCCGAGCCATTGCGGGCTGCGACCGGCACTCAAGCAGGCCCCGCGCGTGGCGGCGGTCTGCGGGAGCAGGCGGTGGGCTGCAGGAGGAGGTCGAATTGGAGCAGGAGCCGAACATAGCTGACATCCAGTTTTTGGAATTTCCTGCACATATGTTCTTCGTCTTCGAATATCTTGTCTTGCATGGGCATCAGTCCTTCCTCTGATCTACTTTTTTGCTCCGTGATTTGCTTAACTATTTCTCTGCGCTCAACAACTGTGCAGCCGCAGCCCAACACATGCTAAACATCAACTCACGATTTCGGTGCATGAGCTTTGTTTGATTGCTTGAAGTTGTGTCACAATACTCCTAAAATACCGTCGAAATTTACCTCCACGGCCACAAAGATGCAGAGCACAGTGGATGGAATACACATGCAATCATTAAATATTGCTTCTTTATTGAAATCCTCATCTTAGCCAATCTATTAGCCAAGCCACTATACAAGCTAGCTATATTGTTAGCTTTATATGACATGGCACTAGTATTTAGCCAGCAGCAGGCTAATAAATTATTAGCCTTGCTCTTACAGGCATGGAGCTTTCAGGCGCGAGAACCGATGAGCAGACCGGGAGGGGACAGCAAACCTTTGATCGCGGCCGGGGCCAATCATCACCAGCGAGACGGCACCGGTCAAGGGATGACCACCACACTCCTCCAGGCGAGTCGGACCATGCTTGTGCTTGGCTGCCTGCTTGCCTGTCCGGTCAGCCAGGCAGGGCACCGAGCTGGAGACAGAAGAGAGCAGACATCAGAAGCTGAGCAGACAGACAGTACAGATCCGCTCGCGTTGCTTCACAGGAAGGGTGGTCAAACATTCGACGTCTAAAGTGTCAACAGGACGCTACACACATAGACCCATCAGGAGGAGTCTCTGAGCAATTCTCAGGTacaccctgctaaagtttagcacatgtcacatcggatatttgaatgctaattagaagcattaaacataggctaattacaaaactaattgcacagatgtagtctaattcgcgaaacgaatctattaagtctaattagtccatgatttgtcaatgtggtgctacagtaaccatttgctaatggattaattaggctgcgaattagcacagggctctacaattagttttataattagctcatgtttaattcttctaattagcatccgaacatccgatgtgacactgctaaagtttagcaccttgtatcaAACAGCCCAGAAAAGGTCATGTGTAGTGCACGGGTGAGAATGTGCATCAATTGCCTCACACCATGCCTGAAATTTGGTGGATCCAGCACAATCCTCAATAATTTCCTATATGTAGAACTAATCATGTATTTGAAGAACTTTTAGCATGAAGTGCAGAAAAGGATAAATACACAGCAGCATCATGAATTTGGCTGTGAAGCCATCTGGAAGACCACCACCTTCCCAAGTAAAATAGTCAAACAACACCTCATCATTGTTCAACAGTGCAGGCCAATGCAAACTTGATGGAAACTGAAATAATACCAGACACCATCTCACAGACCAATACTTATGGGCGGAGTCACTAGCTAGAGAGACAGAAAAGAGACTCCCATAATCTGATAGAAGAATTCTGTACTTGTCACATGCATAATGTGGAAGCACTCTCATGGCCAGAATGTGACCAGCATTGAAATAACAGTTGCCTGCTTATGAGCACTTTTGCCACAGCAAGGCCATTGTCAATCACACAAATCAATATAGatggtggccactggccagggAACCTTGCCCCAAACTCAACATGCTGCAAAATTTCAAACTCAGCTACCACAACTTTCCACATCCAGGGGTCTAAAAGTAAAATAAATCTTAGAAAAAGACTAAAATGTACTACCTCCGTCCTTTATATGAGCTAACTTGcttgtcctaaatgtcatatatttaaaggagggagggagtaaaAATATGCACCCTGTGACAGAACTATCAGAACAAACCAACAGTGCAGGGAATCACAACAGATCAAACGACAGTCTAGGATCACCAATAACATTTGCTCATGTAGCACAATGCAATACAGTTTGGATATCGTCTttttgaagtaaaaaaaaaagcttgttAAGCAAAATTCAGTGAGGTATTGAAAATGATGTCACTCAGCTGCTGGCACCACCATGTCACGACAAGAAGTCAGAAATTTAACGCGGTCAAGTATTCTTGAAGCCAGAGGTTTGCTCAAGGAACAGAAATTTAGGGACGCTCATCAATGGAAGGCAGCACAATAGCAACCCGAAAATAGGAACATATGCGTATGTAAATTGTATGCAGAGTAAGACTGGTTTTCTACAACATGTAGTTCTGAAATATCACTTGATTTTGCAATCTACAACAGTTTTGAGTTTATATATCAATCAGGGAAGTAATGGATGACAATAACACCTGGTTGTACTCACACACACAGTTCATCATCTCGTCTGGAAGGTACAGCCCAGCCAGGATCAAGCACGCGCTATGCTGTTAGATCCCTTCCCCAAGTTCCATTACACAGCACAAAGTCATCGACTTCTCTCATCCACAGACCACTTCCCCAAGCAATTGTCTGACTATGTTAGCCAATCATACCAGATGCAACCGCCACAGCCATCTGGGCCTCGCTAGAGACAACAAATGTGCAGTGGCACCCATGCACAGCAGATTGCAGGGTAAACCATAGAATTAGCCACTTTCTCTTCTGCAGTTGCCCGGTAGAAGATATTTAAACCGGTCAACATTCTTTAGCAGATAACTAGGAAGATGAACGGCAGAATATGTGCTTGGGATCGGCCCCAGCTTGGCAATGATTTCTTGGAATGTGTATTCTTCTGGAAGCATATCAAAAAGATCTGCCCCTCTGCAGATGACATCTTGAATCCTTTCAGGGTTCAGAAAGTACTTGAACCTGATCCGGTCAACATGACTATAAGCTTGCATTTTGAAGGCAAAATCGCTAATGTAGCGGAAGCAAAAGCTGCAATGCCACCCTGAATCAGCAAGAAGCTCATCTGTCTGCCGGAAGTGTGCATACCTCGTCTTTCCAGATCGGTACCTGTGTATTGATGCCCTCCAGCTCTTATCATCCAGGAAAAACTCAAACGAGTAAAGATAATTCCTGAGCTGAAGATGAAGAATGTCTGGAATGTTGTCACACCACCTCAAGAGATCAATTGTGTGGCCGCTTGGGATTTCATCAACATCCGACATGATCAGCAGGTCATCATCTTCTATTTTTGCAATCCTAATAAGCTGGTCCAGGGCAACCCTCTGATATGACTCCTCAACAAATGGGTTCTCCCCCTTCATGAACCTTCCCCCGACCATACCATATGTCAGCCGTGATTCAGCAAATCCAAAGCGATGACGGTTTTCCTTGAAGTGGAGGGGCTTTTTCATGCCAGTGAAGGTTGAGTTGGACTCAAGAAGCACAAACTCTGACACATAGGGACTTAGTTCATTCCAACGGATTTCGAGTATATCAAGCTCATTGCTGAAGAGTACAGCATCAAACACACGGCGAGGAGTATCCCGGACCTTCCACCCATGTAACTTACAGAGATTCTCCATGGTGACATTCTCATGGTAGTAGTGAGGGATTGTCTTGAAGGGCTGGGGAGGAGATTCCCAGATTGGCCGGAGGAAGTATGTGACCTTCTGACCATGCGCATATATCATTAAGATTAGGATTGGCACACCAATCAAGAGGGCCATAAGTGCCCTGAGATCAAATCCCCGTAGCGCACACTTTAACCTTGACATGGTCAGAGCTGCCTTTGACGCAGGCTGCAAATGAATGCATGAACCATATAAGAAATCAAACAAGCAATAGTGGACAAAAGGAAATCCGTAAAACAAATAAGAACACCAGCTATCTACATACAACTACTCAACTGAACCATTTAAAACTCTAGTATCCACGTCTTCTTTTTACGAACTTAAACAGTATTCGCCACTATCTATCCCCAAAGCAACAAACTTTGGCAGAATCAAAGCCAGCTTACCAAAGAGAGAGAAACTCCTGAAGCAATATCCCAAACATCACCTTTCGCAGCACAAGGTTTGTTATTTCCAGGAAAAAGCATCAAAAGCTAAGCAGAAGCTGACTAGCACCGCACAGAACTAGCAAAGAACAAAACCTAATGACGCAACTGCATGCTCAAACGCAGAAAACTAAAGACAAAAACGAGCACGAGGTTAGCAAAATCATATAAACTAGGAACAGCGGACCTAAAGCATTAGAACTAGAAATGCCCAACTGAACTAAATCAGCTTTGGTAACAACAACACTTAAGGCCACTAACTGCCATGGTCACCAAAAGGCTGCACAACTTTTCCTATCCGTCCAAAGGGATTAACCATTCCAAAATTCTGCAAATTCGCAAAAAGCCCTAAACTCGGGCATCACGAGAGTCCTCGTGACAGAATCAAGAAAGCAGAAGAGTCTTCCCCAAACTCATCCAAAGACATATTCCCAAGCTCCAAAATGTCACGCCGGAACACGCAATTCCGCCACGTCGGGAGATTCTGCCACCCAAAAGGCGTGAGGAATTCAGACTCCGTAACTCCACCGCCAACACCTAATGCCCCCCGGCGCCCATGCCAGGGCAGATCAACGACAACGCACGGGCATGGAACAGGCAACGACCTCCACGCCAAAagccaaccccccccccccccccccccccccccccaaaattCCGACCGGCATCCTATCCAAAACCCGGAACTTTGCACGCTGCACACCACACGCGCGACGGAATCATGGCGGGTACGGGACGCCACGAGCGCGCGGCCCGAGGGCCGAATGCGCCAGGCACCCCCGGCAGAGAAGCGTCTCGGCGGGCCAAGGAACCTGCCCCCACGCCGCGCGTGGCAGATCTGGCAGCGGAGGAAGGCAAGGAAGCGGAGcgggcggaggagcgggcggaggAGCGGTGCTCACCTCGCCGCACACGCCGTCGCAGATGCCGTCGGTCTTCTTGTACCCGTAGTGCCCCGCCTCCGGCATCGCGGTGCCCCGCCCACGGCCAGGAGGAACCCCGACACCCGCCGGAGCGAACGAATCCGACCGAGACGCCGGGCGGCCGGGGGTGAGGAGGGCGACGGGGAGGAACGGCAAAATCCCCCCGGGAAGAACCCGCCGCGCGCGAGCAGCAGCTCCAATGGCGCGCCGATCGAGCCGGACGCGGATGGGGTGCCGGTGGTCACGACGTCCCCGGCGATCGCCCGCCGTGGGGGCGAAactccggcggccggcgctctTCCGGGCCGGAGCTCTCCGCCGCTGGCCGTGGCAGGGCCGCAGGCGGGGACCTCGGCAGGGGGGGCTCGGGCTGGCACGCGGCGGTGATTAGTGGGGGATCCGCGGGTCGCCGGCGCAGAAGCGAGAGGGGGCGATTCGTTTGGAACCGCCTAATTATAGCCGTTTGGGTGGTGCGGTGCGGTGTGCGGGTGCGTCCCCCTCGTCGTATCCATCGCCCCGGGCCGGGGCTCCCGAGCTGGGCGATTTTGTCCTCAGCCTTGGGGCCTTGGGGCTTTGGGGGAACAATTCCTAGCCTAGCCCCTCAGGCTACGCTACGCACCCATTGACAGCGCCACTAGTGATCATTCCTGTATAATACTAGGTGCACAGTGTACTTCGGCAGGACAGGTATGCGATTTTAATCGCGAGATGCTTAGATTATCCTGTTGCTTTCTCATTGACACTGTCTATTTAAACGTTAGCTCGGTAGTGTGTATTGGTATATCGGAGAAGATTATGAAACGACGCTTTAAATGCAcgataatatctatgaaccgtcaaaacgacttataatttgaaatgaggAGGGTAGTACCTGTGAACAAATCTCGTCGATGATCTTGGAATCAACGCTCTGATAATTGCGAAGTCTCGACAGCAACGTTTTAGGAGCTGCAGCAGTATAAAAAATACCAGCTTTTTTATCCGCTAAAAAACATCTCAGCTTTTAATCCTTATGATTAATGGCAGAATTTGGCATCTTTGCATCCAAATTAACCACGGAACTCGTCCTGATCCATGattaaaggaaagaaagaaagaaaagaaaccgGAAGAAGCTGAACCGTTTGCCATAGCGACGGATCCAGACTCAACTCTCAACCTGTGATGTGACGATGCCAAGGCATCCAGGTGAGATGCCGCTCTACAAACTAGCGTAAGATTACTGCCGCTGGATACTACTATCCACATTGCGCAACGGAATCAGAATAATCGAGCAGCAAAGTTGCCACAaatcctcgtcgtcctcgtctaGTCGTCTGCCTCCACCAACCCAAAACGATCAATCTCAGGAGAGGAGCACGCCTCGCACAAACTATTTGCGGCATCGTATTCGCAAAAACTAGGACCAAGCTTTCCCCGACCGGCCGACCCCAATGGCATCTTTCTACTATACCACTGTACGTGAAACATGTGTCCCAAAGAACTCCCCAAAGTTCTCGCGCCCCTGTTATTTTTTGGCTCCAgatcgttcttttttttttctttagccGAGACGGCATCGTGTTAGTGCTACCGGGCTGGAGGGTTGACCGGAGCCTGCCTGAACTTTTTGCAGCTCCGTGTAGTCATCTTTGCAAGCCGATCGCCGATCGGCGCCCCGGctcgaggagcgcgaggagtGGCCGCGTTCCTGGAACACCGCGCACCGATCCTAGTTTTGTGGCCGAAGGGACCCGTCCGGCCACGGTTTTTGTTGGGTTCGTGCGTGCGGGACCGGGAGCGCCGGAcacggcgaggcggaggccggacaaCTGGACAAGGGCACAAGGCGCCGGGCAAGCGGGCGACAAAGGCCAGCGCGCACGAACGGCGCGGCGTAGCGGGGCGTGGTAAGAAATTGGGGGCCAAAAGCCAAAAGGGATGCCTCCGTTTGGTACCCTTTGGCGTCTGGCTCTTCTGCATCGTCAGAGACTCCGAAAGGCGACTGCTAGTGTACAATCCAACGCGTCCATACAACTCTGATAGCAAAGCATGATAGGGGCGTAGTAGACAGACTTCGCTGACCTTCCCGTCCACCCTGTATTTTTTTCGCAAGAGGCATTTCCGTGTACTACTACCAGCTACCAAAAGTGCCATTCCTCTCGctgtcttttttttgttttgtttttcgcTTCTCAAAGTAGCATGCCTTTCTTCTCGTATGCTAGAGCTAGTGGGAGTCTCTATGACGAGGATAACGAGTGACAAACTGAAGTTTTCTACTACTACTGCCTCAGATGTTAGCTTGATGCATCTACCCGTCAATCCGTGAAACCGTGCAAGCAATTGTCAGGGAAAGGCCATGGAAATTATGAGCCATAGGCACCCAGCCGGTGGACTCGGTCATACTACATTCATGCTTGTGTCGTTGCCGGTCATTTTCGCCGAGGAAATGGAAAAGGCCGAAAAGGCACCGCAGCATTACCATTACCAGTGGTGTGGTCCATCAGAGGATCGACTCGACCGGCACGCGCTCGGAGCGCTGgtgcctggtggtggtggtggattaTTTAGCGTCTCGTAATCATAGACCGTAAAAGCGAAATCATGCGAGACAGGGCGCACCCACGGGCTGACTGATAAAAACCGGCACCAAATGGCAACGCCCCTTTCGGCTTCGTCTCTCGCCGATCAGAACCTCTCAAGTCTGAAGCGGCAATTGGTTAAGGGGGTGCCGCTAAACTTTAGTatttgtcacatcggatgtttgatactaattagaagtattaaatatagtctaattgcAATATCTATTAaggttaattaatccatcattagcaaatggttactgtagcaccacattgtcaaattatggactaattaggcttaatagattcgtctcgcgaattagactccatctatgcaattagttttgtaattagttcatatttagttctcctaattagcattcgaacatccgatgtgaccctgctaaagtttagcacatcgtatccaaacaccccctaaggccctgtttggatacaccctcctaaaggTTAGGAGTCCATTTTTAGaacacttttaggacttgtgcatccaaacatgggtCCTAAAAGTGCCCTTCCAAATTTTAGGAGCaccattttcattaggagggccaaGGGTACTTATGGATCCTATTTCTTCTAAAAGTGGTCTCCAAGTCCCCCTTTACCCCTACTGCcctcgcatgcattaatgacgtgaATAATGCagggtagtttagaggagtaattggggggtaaaaatgatattttctctttaaggttttagtagtccatccaaacagccctatactaaactttaggactaaCAATTTGagggtcctaaactttagtaaactttaggagtttgtATCAAACAAGACCTAACTAATCATAGGAATTTGTATCAAACAGGACCTAGCTAATCAGAAGCGccagaagaaggggaaaaaaagagggTTATTGCTAGTACAAGATGACGTTCTTGGACAAGTTATCATTCCCTGAAACTGAGATAGATGGCCGTTCGTTCCTCAGTGATGCCCGGCCGGGCCATCTGTCTAAATCGGGCGCTGCCAGCTGAGCCACGGACACCTGACTGATCAGATCAGCGCGTTGATCCAAGCGGCATTTTCGTGATGCATCGGCAGTCAGTCGGCGTAGGACGGTGGTTGGTTGGTCGGTTGGTTGCTTTGCTTAATCCGAATGATCTCTCTCGAAACGAACACCGAGGAGCAGGGTGATTGCTTATCTATCAGCTTATCTTGCATGCCAACTTATTAGGCCGGTGCACAGCCAGTAAACGAACAAACAAGGGGGAGGCCATCGAAGCGTGTAATCTAATACTTTTAAATCGgctgaaaagttaaaacgactgATTTGTCGTGAGAGAAAAACGCTGTTTGATGACTGATAAGCTGGCTGTATAAACTGAGGATGTAATTTTATTCTACCTTGGCGAAGTATAGGGATGCTGGTCAGGATTCAGGCCCATGATGAATCTGTTCCCCTCTTTTGACTATCAGAAGACGCATCAGCCAGCACTACCAGTACCAGGTGGTGAAAAGGCCAGATGGATCTGGACGGTTTGGCGGACGGGCACGGGCGCATGACGCACGCGGGGCATGAGAGAGAACACTACTGGCAGATTCCGTCCCTGATGCGTGACGTGCTTACGCTGGTTATCCACAGGGAGCACGCAATGCTCCTAGTgatggtattttttttttcaagcgaGCTGAGACCTGCCTGAGATAATGAGATAACAACAGTTCCCGCCCACATGACATGTACTCCCCCCATACTcgcaaaggaagtcgttttggataAAGCTTGGTCAAACATtaggaatataaatcatgaataacttttaaattattgagtttggaaatgtaaaagccatataaatagatttgtcttgaaaaatactttcataaaaatatacatatatcactttttgataaatatttttataaaaataaggagtcaaagtaatacTTTGGAGACGGTGTtgctgtccaaaacgacttcctttgcgagtatggagggagtatgtaccCCATGAACTCCACATGGAGAGTGGTCATGGCACCAAGGCTCTCCATTAGTCCATTATGCACTAGAGCCATTATTGTTTTCTGTCTCGGAAACCACCTACCCGTGCGATGACGCCGGTGCTAGTTGATGGCGCACTCGCCTCGCTAATCTTGGATCAGTGTATTTGGTATAGCTGATCAAGGCCTCCAACCGCAAGCAGATAAGTGCGCACGCGACGCGCCTGAAAGAGATGGATCTCGTTGAATATGCTAGGCATTGCAAGCAAGTCGCATCAGCTTGATGCTCGCGTTTTCGTGCTCTGGTTACGCCCATCGCCCAAGTACAGAAGCATTCTGGCTGTAAAATGTGCCCGGGGGTCGATGTCCTTGCATTGTCGTCGATCCTGCAGGCTCTCCTACCTGTTGGCTGGCGTTCGCGATTGGCATCAAGGAAGGCATTACCTTTAAGGCCGTGCCAAGTCATCGTAAGATATCACGCGTTAATCCAAAGCGAGTGGATATTATTATTGTTTTTCAAAATAGAGTGGATATTATCGTAGCTCATCCTCCCTCAAATATCATTATGTATACGTACTAGCTCATCCACACAAAGTCAAGGGAacgagaaagagagagagaaagaaaatatCCCGCCATGtctagaaaaaaatacaagaatTTTTTGCAGTATTTGTGTACGCATCGAGTACACTGTACACTTAACAATGCGATCTTCGCCGTCCGTCAACCGCCATTCATCGAGGGTTGATTGCGCGAGCGCGAAATGGTTGTTTACTCTAGCATTATTGCCCCCCGAACATGTACTAATCAGGATTATCCTTTGGCATCGACCAGCTTCGTTTTTTAAGAAGACGACGACACTTTGAATGAAACAATGCCTCGCATAGTTCTTCCCCCAACGACTACTAGCTAGTTTATTACACCCAAACTGATTGATCGGGGCTCGGTCTTGATCCGATCAAGGAGCATGTCCCTGTCGCACGCGGGCTGGCAGCGTGGCAGGCTAATTCAAACGCCAAGTGGGATTACAGGAGCTCTGCTGCCCGTTAACTTGTCTGCAAGCTCGGGGCTTCTTGGCGCGACGGGCCGGGTTGATCGGCGGGGAAGTTTTTTTATTCGTGGCCGTGGCTAGCTGCTGCCGTCGTTGACAGCGATCGGTAGCGTTGGTCTCTTTCGTTTTGTACGCGTACGGCTCGTGGCAGGATCCAAAGGCCGGCCTTGCCGTGTCTTTGTTGCTCTGCGATCTGATGCGCGGTTTGGAAATTTGGGTGTGGGGGGGAGGGCAAGTGACAAAGGCCGAGTCCAACTGGTTTGAAAAACTCGGTACGACTGGTACGTAGTGTTTGGATTTTTGCTTTGCAGACCGCATGTTCGAGCGGCCATTATTGGTTTTTCCTTTTAGACCgatcttgattttttttgttcccTCTTCTTATCTTTCAATGTGCGCGTCCTATGTCACACGTAGAAATGAATTTCCTTTTTTCGAAACAAATCTTTATTTTTGCTAGTGCGCCTAGAGGGAGATTCGATGTCGTTCAGTAattagcctgttcgcttcagcttataagccggccgAAAAgtcgaaacggctgatttattgtgagagaaaaatactgtttggtggctgataagccggttgaataagctgaagcgaacaggcccacgtGCTGCTGGTTGGTGCTGACTAGACATGGTTTACAAAGATTGCAGATGGGTATGGCGCCAATATGTGTGTACGCTCGCACAAACGGAGTGTCAAGCTTACTGCCTACCTAGGTCAACCTCAACGTGTACTACGCTCGAATTAAGTGGCAAGTTACTACTTGTAGCGCTAACAACGCTCGTATAGTTGGATTATGATAATACTTTTATGATTCAAGTTCATACATTATTTGTTTGATTCTACGTAGTACaatttctaaataaaaataaagtatAAAAAGTCCTCAGTTTGAGCTACATATGCCTCCATGTCCCGTGACAAGGATCAATAAGACGGACGTGGAAAGTGAGAGGACCCGGGGGAGGCCGGAGAAGTCGCTGCCTAGGTCAAGGAGAAGCACCTTCATCCATCACACAATGCGTAGTTGGGCTTGGACCAATA
This portion of the Setaria viridis chromosome 7, Setaria_viridis_v4.0, whole genome shotgun sequence genome encodes:
- the LOC117864309 gene encoding uncharacterized protein — encoded protein: MPEAGHYGYKKTDGICDGVCGEPASKAALTMSRLKCALRGFDLRALMALLIGVPILILMIYAHGQKVTYFLRPIWESPPQPFKTIPHYYHENVTMENLCKLHGWKVRDTPRRVFDAVLFSNELDILEIRWNELSPYVSEFVLLESNSTFTGMKKPLHFKENRHRFGFAESRLTYGMVGGRFMKGENPFVEESYQRVALDQLIRIAKIEDDDLLIMSDVDEIPSGHTIDLLRWCDNIPDILHLQLRNYLYSFEFFLDDKSWRASIHRYRSGKTRYAHFRQTDELLADSGWHCSFCFRYISDFAFKMQAYSHVDRIRFKYFLNPERIQDVICRGADLFDMLPEEYTFQEIIAKLGPIPSTYSAVHLPSYLLKNVDRFKYLLPGNCRRESG